The proteins below come from a single Serinus canaria isolate serCan28SL12 chromosome 6, serCan2020, whole genome shotgun sequence genomic window:
- the CTBP2 gene encoding C-terminal-binding protein 2 isoform X3: MNGPMHPRPLVALLDGRDCTVEMPILKDLATVAFCDAQSTQEIHEKVLNEAVGAMMYHTITLTREDLEKFKALRVIVRIGSGYDNIDIKAAGELGIAVCNIPSAAVEETADSTVCHVLNLYRRNTWLYQALREGTRVQSVEQIREVASGAARIRGETLGLIGFGRTAQAVAVRAKAFGFNVIFYDPYLQDGIERSLGVQRVYTLQDLLYQSDCVSLHCNLNEHNHHLINDFTIKQMRQGAFLVNTARGGLVDEKALTQALKEGRIRGAALDVHESEPFSFAQGPLKDAPNLICTPHTAWYSEQASLEMREAAATEIRRAITGRIPESLRNCVNKEFFVTTAPWSVIDQQAIHPELNGATYRYPPGMVSVAPGGIPAAMEGIIPGGIPVTHNLPTVAHPSQAPSPNQPTKHGDNREHPNEQ, translated from the exons ATGAACGGCCCCATGCACCCGCGGCccctggtggcactgctggacGGCAGGGACTGCACCGTGGAGATGCCCATCCTCAAGGACCTGGCCACGGTGGCCTTCTGTGACGCACAATCAACTCAGGAGATCCACGAGAAG GTGTTGAATGAAGCTGTGGGGGCCATGATGTACCACACCATCACCCTGACCCgggaggacctggagaagttCAAGGCCTTGCGGGTCATCGTGCGAATAGGGAGCGGCTACGACAACATCGACATCAAAGCTGCTGGGGAGCTCG GGATCGCCGTCTGCAACATCCCCTCGGCGGCCGTGGAGGAGACGGCCGACTCCACCGTGTGCCACGTGCTGAACCTGTACCGGCGGAACACGTGGCTGTACCAGGCGCTGCGCGAGGGCACGCGCGTGCAGAGCGTGGAGCAGATCCGCGAGGTGGCCTCGGGAGCCGCCCGCATCCGCGGGGAGACGCTCGGCCTCATCGGCTTCG GTCGCACTGCGCAGGCGGTGGCGGTCCGAGCCAAGGCCTTTGGCTTCAACGTGATCTTCTATGACCCGTACCTGCAGGACGGCATCGAGCGCTCCCTGGGCGTCCAGCGGGTCTACaccctgcaggacctgctctACCAGAGCGACTGCGTCTCCCTGCACTGCAACCTCAACGAACACAACCACCACCTTATCAATGACTTCACGATTAAACAG ATGAGGCAGGGGGCGTTCCTGGTGAACACGGCCCGCGGGGGGCTGGTGGACGAGAAGGCCTTAACCCAAGCCCTGAAGGAGGGACGGATACGAGGGGCCGCGCTCGACGTGCACGAGTCGGAACCGTTCAG ttttGCTCAAGGCCCATTGAAAGATGCTCCCAACCTGATCTGCACCCCACACACAGCCTGGTACAGCGAGCAGGCCTCCCTAGAGAtgagagaagctgctgccacTGAAATCCGACGTGCGATCACAG GGCGCATCCCCGAGAGCCTAAGGAACTGCGTGAATAAGGAATTCTTTGTCACGACGGCCCCGTGGTCAGTAATAGACCAGCAGGCGATTCATCCCGAGCTCAATGGTGCCACGTACAG GTATCCCCCTGGGATGGTCAGTGTGGCACCAGGAGGAATCCCAGCAGCTATGGAGGGCATCATTCCCGGAGGCATTCCTGTCACCCACAACCTTCCCACAGTGGCACATCCTTCCCAAGCTCCATCGCCCAACCAGCCCACAAAACACGGTGACAACAGGGAACACCCCAACGAGCAATAG
- the CTBP2 gene encoding C-terminal-binding protein 2 isoform X2, with amino-acid sequence MALVDKHKVKRQRLDRICEGIRPQIMNGPMHPRPLVALLDGRDCTVEMPILKDLATVAFCDAQSTQEIHEKVLNEAVGAMMYHTITLTREDLEKFKALRVIVRIGSGYDNIDIKAAGELGIAVCNIPSAAVEETADSTVCHVLNLYRRNTWLYQALREGTRVQSVEQIREVASGAARIRGETLGLIGFGRTAQAVAVRAKAFGFNVIFYDPYLQDGIERSLGVQRVYTLQDLLYQSDCVSLHCNLNEHNHHLINDFTIKQMRQGAFLVNTARGGLVDEKALTQALKEGRIRGAALDVHESEPFSFAQGPLKDAPNLICTPHTAWYSEQASLEMREAAATEIRRAITGRIPESLRNCVNKEFFVTTAPWSVIDQQAIHPELNGATYRYPPGMVSVAPGGIPAAMEGIIPGGIPVTHNLPTVAHPSQAPSPNQPTKHGDNREHPNEQ; translated from the exons GTATCCGCCCGCAGATCATGAACGGCCCCATGCACCCGCGGCccctggtggcactgctggacGGCAGGGACTGCACCGTGGAGATGCCCATCCTCAAGGACCTGGCCACGGTGGCCTTCTGTGACGCACAATCAACTCAGGAGATCCACGAGAAG GTGTTGAATGAAGCTGTGGGGGCCATGATGTACCACACCATCACCCTGACCCgggaggacctggagaagttCAAGGCCTTGCGGGTCATCGTGCGAATAGGGAGCGGCTACGACAACATCGACATCAAAGCTGCTGGGGAGCTCG GGATCGCCGTCTGCAACATCCCCTCGGCGGCCGTGGAGGAGACGGCCGACTCCACCGTGTGCCACGTGCTGAACCTGTACCGGCGGAACACGTGGCTGTACCAGGCGCTGCGCGAGGGCACGCGCGTGCAGAGCGTGGAGCAGATCCGCGAGGTGGCCTCGGGAGCCGCCCGCATCCGCGGGGAGACGCTCGGCCTCATCGGCTTCG GTCGCACTGCGCAGGCGGTGGCGGTCCGAGCCAAGGCCTTTGGCTTCAACGTGATCTTCTATGACCCGTACCTGCAGGACGGCATCGAGCGCTCCCTGGGCGTCCAGCGGGTCTACaccctgcaggacctgctctACCAGAGCGACTGCGTCTCCCTGCACTGCAACCTCAACGAACACAACCACCACCTTATCAATGACTTCACGATTAAACAG ATGAGGCAGGGGGCGTTCCTGGTGAACACGGCCCGCGGGGGGCTGGTGGACGAGAAGGCCTTAACCCAAGCCCTGAAGGAGGGACGGATACGAGGGGCCGCGCTCGACGTGCACGAGTCGGAACCGTTCAG ttttGCTCAAGGCCCATTGAAAGATGCTCCCAACCTGATCTGCACCCCACACACAGCCTGGTACAGCGAGCAGGCCTCCCTAGAGAtgagagaagctgctgccacTGAAATCCGACGTGCGATCACAG GGCGCATCCCCGAGAGCCTAAGGAACTGCGTGAATAAGGAATTCTTTGTCACGACGGCCCCGTGGTCAGTAATAGACCAGCAGGCGATTCATCCCGAGCTCAATGGTGCCACGTACAG GTATCCCCCTGGGATGGTCAGTGTGGCACCAGGAGGAATCCCAGCAGCTATGGAGGGCATCATTCCCGGAGGCATTCCTGTCACCCACAACCTTCCCACAGTGGCACATCCTTCCCAAGCTCCATCGCCCAACCAGCCCACAAAACACGGTGACAACAGGGAACACCCCAACGAGCAATAG